The DNA sequence TAAATATAGCAAAATATAtgcatatacacacacatatgcgtgtgtgtatatatgtgtgtgtgtacgtATATATTCCAATGACACCTAAGTTGGTAATTGGGGGGGAATTTTGGGTGCCCTGTATTGATCCTCAAAGAATAACCACCTTCTAAAGATATCCCATTTttcaaattctctctctctagaaatttGCCCTCtgcatttttcttccttcttctccttccttcttcttcttcttcttccatctctttctcCCTCCACAACCCAATGTAGTGGAGTCTTTTCCTCCTTTTGTTTTCAGGAAGgcctcttctctcttcttctggtTTAGTAATTTGGGAAACTCTGCCAAGCCTGAACCATGACGGCGGAAGGTATGCTCTGCTCCTCCTCtgttttcaggttttttttgtgtgtttgcgGCGGCGGGTGGGTTGCAAGGACACTGGGGCCCGGCTGCGAAAAATGAATGGGAATTTTTGGTATATCAACctgaaaaagcaaaagaaaaatctaaGGCGAAAAGTTTTGATATTTTGCAATCTTTCATTGTtacatacattttttttccaacaTTGTTGTATTTATTGACTCGAGGGATGTTCTAATTAATCTCATTTAAATTACGAGAATGATGGTTCAAAATTGGGCTGCAGAAGGAGGAACACGCTGTTTTAGCCAATACATAGTCTAATCATTCATTGTCatttttgtctttgtttttgctcttttttttttctttttgttcatttAGTAACGATTTGGTGGGGCATTGCAATGGCAGAGACCTTAGGAGAAACGAAAGGAAACCCAGAAATGGAATCAGAGTCACAAGGCGATCCGAGGAAGATCGAGTCGTGTGAAGACGAGCCGTCGCCGAGGGGCGTGTTGGAAATCCCCATTACGGACTCGGACTACAGCGGCAGCAGCTGCGGCACATCTTCTTGTTCCGAAAAGACGATGGGCCAGACGCTAATGCGAGACATCAGCATTGGGTTGCAGATGAGAGGCAAGGGAATGTTCGATGCCTTGAAGAAGAAGTCAGCGTGGCGGTTTTCGACCATTCCCATATTGGGTGCCAGCTATGAACTTTCCAGGAGGAACTTGAGGAGGAGACTGGCTCGGATTTGGAACGCcgaggatgaggaggaggaaggagcTGATGGGATGTCCGTTACGAAGCCGTCATGGAGGAACTTTGATTATGCTGAGCTTGCTGCTGCTACTGCCAATTTCAAACCTGGTGAGCCTTATTTTCGATTTTGTTATTCGCTTGTGAATAGAATTCTTATTGAGTTGTGATTGCATGGTACTCGGCAGAGAACCTGATTGGCAAAGGTGGGCAAGCAGAAGTTTACAAGGGGTTCTTATCCAATGGTACAATTGTAGCAGTCAAGAGGCtaatgaagaaagagaaagagaaagaaaacgaGGATCGAGTTGGCGATTTTTTGGCTGAGGTTGGGATTATTGCACACATAAGACACCCGAATGCTGCTCGCCTACTTGGCTTTGGCATCGACAGTGGTTTGCACCTTGTCCTGCAATTTTCCCCACACGGCAGCTTAGCTTCTCTACTCTTTGGTACCGGATTTGTCTTCTAAGTTTCttaatctgttttttttttccttccagtATCGTATTTCAGTTTCGCTGATGAGAAGATATTCTGCGTATCAGGTACAGCAGAATGTATGGATTGGAAGATCAGGTTTAAGGTAGCAATTGGGATAGCAGAAGGTTTGCGATATCTCCATCACGAATGCCACAGGCGCATCATTCACCGGGACATCAAGGCCTCTAATATATTACTAACCGAAGATTATGAAGCTCAAGTATTCTTTGTGTTCTTCCGGTCTGGTTAACTTCTCATATATGCTTCTTAATGGATTTTCTAAATGTAATCGGAGTTCTATTTTACTGTTACTGCAGATATCTGATTTCGGACTAGCAAAGTGGCTCCCAGAGAAATGGACTCACCATGTTGTATTCCCTATTGAAGGCACATTCGGGTTAGGGCACAGTTTCAATTGTCCGTCAGTTATGATTGCTAACTTTCATCTGTCGTAGAGATTTTTAGGCTAACAGACCTTCAAATTGTTTCAGGTACTTGTCTCCAGAGTACTTCATGCATGGAATTGTCGACGAGAAGACTGATGTGTTTGCATATGGGGTTTTATTACTGGAGCTCATAACAGGTCGCCGTGCAGTTGATTCAACTCAGCAAAGCCTTGTGACCTGGGTGAGCATCTGTTATGTAAAACTAAATAGCATTTTTATCCCCACTTTTGCCTTTGCCAAATGCTTACGGGTGCCAAAAAGGGTTAGAATTAGGACAGCAACGTCATTGTATCATTAAATCTCAAGTTCAATAGCCAATTTTTCTTGTGTTATACACAGGCAAAGCCGCTTCTAGATGCAAGTAATATGAAGGAGCTAGCAGATCCTCTGTTAGAAGATGCATATGATCCGATTGAGATGAAAAGAGCCATGGTGACGGCTTCAATGTGCATCAGTCATCAATCCACAAGGCGTCCGTATATGAATCGGGTATGATCAGTTTCTTGTTTCCGGTTAATTTGTTTTCCAACCGTTACGCAAGATGGACTAACGATGCAAATTGGTGAGAGTGCAGGCAGTGCAGATGCTAAAGGGCGAGGATGGCGTCGCAGATCAGTTGAGACAGAGGTCTACAGCAGTGAGATCACTGGTCCTAGAGTCTTGTGACTTGGAAGACTACACTTGTTCGAATTACCTCAGCGATCTCAACCGCCACCGGCAACTCGTGTTGGATCAGTAGACTGCCTTTGCTTTCCATTCCTCTTTCTCCTGCAGCCTCTTGTTGTTGTTGCATTGTCAGCTGTTAGTGTGGAAGTTTTGGGATTGTAGTACCCCTTGCTGTGTATCTCCTCAGGCTCTCAAATTGAAGCAATTGTTGATTGATTGCTACATATTTGTAGAGAATACTAGGAAAAGTGGCATTCTGTTATCGTTGCGGCATGGTATGTTATGTTACCAAACGATCAATTGGAACATTGTACATTCAAACGTTGAACGCCATCAATGCTTCACTAGTTGAACGATCGTGATTGATAACCTGGCAACATAACATGTCGTAATATCTCAAAAGGAAGTTACTTTTGTTAGAACAAGGTGTACCCCATGATGGTTGTATTTATGTTCTCTCATCAAGTAAACAGTTCCGAATCAAGTTGAAAGTCTTCCTTGATCAATTTGTTTCTCCATCTTTGCACTGGTTCATTAATGTAAAAAAGGACAAATTTGggaccaaaaagaaaataaatatttgtaaAAGCACCATGCACATCATTATGCACAAACACCAACCGCTAAGTTAGCCACCAAGGTTCAGTTCGCCTCTGTTCTCTGCGACAAACTCAAATCAACGACCCAGATCCAATTGGATAACAATCAACCTATCACTGTTTCAATCACAACCGTTCAATCTAATGACACCAGAGGTGGTGCTGCGGGTCTGCCTTCTGATCCTAACCCTAGCGGTGTTCTTCGCCATACACAAACTCTCCAGAAACGCCCTCACCAAGCTCCGAACCAACAACCGAGCCAACCTCCAATCGACCCGCCACTTCATCCACGGGTCGCAGCTCCTGTACCGAGCACGGTCCACTCCCCACAAGGCCCAATCCCAGGCCCACGCCAAAAACGCCTTGATGGAGGCCCAGAAGGCGCTGTCTCTCTCGCCCAGGGATCCGGGCCCACACATCCTCAAAGCCCTATCACTCGATCTCTTGGGGCACAAGACCTCCGCGCCGAAATCGCTTGACGCGGCCCTGTCGACGCCGTGCGTGAAGACGCTCTCTGAGAAGGAGCGCGGGGACGCTCTGGTGAAGAGGGCCGAGTTAAAGCTCGGGCTGAACCGGAGGCGGCGGGTGGACTCGGCGGTTGAAGACCTGGTGCATGCGGTCAGGCTGGGTCGGGCGGAGGGGGATGCGACGGCGTTTTGTCTGTTGGGTCAGTGTTACGAgtggaagaggatgaggaaggAAACCAGAGAGGAATTTGAGCGGGCCTTGAGGGTTAATCCCGGGTCGGATTTGGCCTGTCAGGGCTTGGATCGGTTAGGACCCTAGCCCATGAACTTGGTATAATTTAGTAGATTGTATTACGTCTTCGTGTTTAAAAGCCCAACAAGGCAGTATTTAGCTAGGTTTCCTtccaatattttatatatttactaGAGACCTCTGTCGTAGCCGACGTAGATTAGGCAAATTGGTTAGCGTCTCCTTATAGTTCCAAGCTGTTTAAGTAGTCCCACTTAAAAAACTTAGATTAGGCAAGTTGGCTAGC is a window from the Pyrus communis chromosome 16, drPyrComm1.1, whole genome shotgun sequence genome containing:
- the LOC137720607 gene encoding receptor-like cytosolic serine/threonine-protein kinase RBK1; amino-acid sequence: MTAEETLGETKGNPEMESESQGDPRKIESCEDEPSPRGVLEIPITDSDYSGSSCGTSSCSEKTMGQTLMRDISIGLQMRGKGMFDALKKKSAWRFSTIPILGASYELSRRNLRRRLARIWNAEDEEEEGADGMSVTKPSWRNFDYAELAAATANFKPENLIGKGGQAEVYKGFLSNGTIVAVKRLMKKEKEKENEDRVGDFLAEVGIIAHIRHPNAARLLGFGIDSGLHLVLQFSPHGSLASLLFGTAECMDWKIRFKVAIGIAEGLRYLHHECHRRIIHRDIKASNILLTEDYEAQISDFGLAKWLPEKWTHHVVFPIEGTFGYLSPEYFMHGIVDEKTDVFAYGVLLLELITGRRAVDSTQQSLVTWAKPLLDASNMKELADPLLEDAYDPIEMKRAMVTASMCISHQSTRRPYMNRAVQMLKGEDGVADQLRQRSTAVRSLVLESCDLEDYTCSNYLSDLNRHRQLVLDQ
- the LOC137719857 gene encoding uncharacterized protein; this translates as MTPEVVLRVCLLILTLAVFFAIHKLSRNALTKLRTNNRANLQSTRHFIHGSQLLYRARSTPHKAQSQAHAKNALMEAQKALSLSPRDPGPHILKALSLDLLGHKTSAPKSLDAALSTPCVKTLSEKERGDALVKRAELKLGLNRRRRVDSAVEDLVHAVRLGRAEGDATAFCLLGQCYEWKRMRKETREEFERALRVNPGSDLACQGLDRLGP